DNA sequence from the Rattus rattus isolate New Zealand chromosome 2, Rrattus_CSIRO_v1, whole genome shotgun sequence genome:
GTCAACACCAATTAACCTGACCGAAAGATGCCTGGTAAGACACAAGCTTAAATCCAGCTAGGCCCTCCCTCAGCAGACAGCCCCTTCCACCCCCCTTCCTCCTTAAGGAGACTGCTGCCCTCAGTGGGGCTCACTTCTCCAACCCTCCAGTTGAGCAGGATGTGTACTTCCCAGAGCCCTAGACCCTTTAAAATATTAGCATTCAAATGATTGCCAGTTcctctcttaaaatattttcttaatctgCTGGGTAATGTTGACAGGTTTGTGTGGGCTGAAAGTGCAAATGTTTCTTTTGAATATTCCCATTTCCTTTTCATctcctgatttaaaaataaagtaaccaTGTTCCAGGGAGGAACTCTCCCTGGCCCCCCCAAAATCATGGTCCGTAAGTATTAGCTGTAGTGTCAGCTATATCTAATGGAGAAATAAGTCTTAGATTAGTAAAtgtttgcaattttaaaaaaaagttatctgTCACCATCTATGCAATCAAATCCTATCCCTCAATGGAGTCTGCTCTATTGGTTAACTACAAGATATATCTAGAAACTGCCTCTCCATCTATCATGTAAAAACGGTTCTTTTCAAAGTTACAccacaagaggaagaaaaaaaaaatcaagtcaccaTACAACACTGatttttcttcaatgttttatttatatagaaatacttaaaaaatgaAGTAGCACCATTACTTAAGTTTACCTTTATTATGTAGAACTTTaaatgtcagaaaaataaaactcttgaTACAATTTCAAATCTTGTCTCAGCAAATATAATATTAGTATTTGACCATGAGGTTAAAGGCcctttatcataaaataaaatatactttgtttttttttaaactttgctcAGTAAAGTACATTTAAGCTCAAGTAACGTcacctacatatacataaacaagtGGTAAACAAATGtattaaaatagaaacactaaaacTATAGCGGCGCAACAGAATTCCTGTAATTTGCACTGAATTCTATTTATACAAATGTTAGAAAGCATCGACTGTTCCTTTTGACATGTTTATACATTTCCATTTTTgtaataatatagaataaaatatgctTTATATCACTGAATAGAAAATATGCTGGGTGAAGCAGATCTAGAAGATTTGTCTGAACCTATAAAATCTCCATCCCAACAGAATACTGCTCAAAACGTTATACATTTTATGGTTTGTAGTCCGTCACAATTGTgtgattattaaaataatacagtgttctttgccataaggccatactaaaaataaaaagatttaaccCAGCTACAAAAAAGTTCACTGAACTTAAATTAAAATACTTGTAAACATCTTTGcaatatgaaatataatttttcaagtcaaaaaagaataaaatacttcaATCTGTATTAATgcaatttctctttaaaacttttaaaggttttttttttaatatataagagATATGTTACAGTTTTAACTTTAATAAAGCTGCAGGGTCCTGGCTGTACAGAACTCCTGGCCCTTCCGTGAACATTCAAAAAGGATCCACTTGTGTTCTAGAACGAGCGCTGTAGGAACCCACCCACAAAGGGAAACACACAAAACAGTCCACACATCCCATAGCACAATTAATCATCTTCATAATTACTGTTCATTTTTCTActtcaagaaaatggaaaacttgTGGGGTTTTCTTTTGGAAGCTTCCTATTAAGTACAGTGTAAAAACTATCGTTACTAGAATGTCGCCGTTCCTATTATTTATAGAGCATGCAATTCAGGTGGTTCGGAGGCTACAGTACTCCTGATGCAGAGATCCTGGCAAGttcctttgtttaaaaatgacatttaaaaatgagcGGATACTACAGCTTTCCAAGCTCCTCTAGGATCTCTGAGAGTGAGGAGGGTGGGGTGGAAAGAGGCGGGCACCAGAGGCGTCTGGGCAGGCAGGCCCTAGGGAATGAGGGTCTAGGGAGGTGACCCTCCTTCCCTGCAGTGCACAAGCCGCGCACTGCCTTCAGGAAAAGATGCGGATGGCCTGAGTGACCGCCGTGTGGCAGACGGGACACTCGGGCTCGCTCTTCTCACAAATGCGGTTGGCACACTCCATGCAGAAGAGGTTGTGGCCACAGGGCACCAGCGCGGCAATCACTTCGCTCTCGAAGCACACAGAGCAGTCGCGGCTGCCTTTGCGCCTCAGcccggaggaagaggaggaagagctggaggaggagctagAGGACGAGGAGGAGCCCGAAGTGTCCGACGAGGGCAGGCCAGGGAGCTGCGTCCCTAGCCCATTAGCATAGGCAGCGTAGGCCAGGCCTCCACCGCCTGGGTCGCTGCGCACGCGGCGAGCAAGGTGGTGCTCTCCCGCCCCCGTGGCCATGTGCAAGGGTGGAGACAGGCGCGGGCAGCTGGTGCCCGGGTGTAGTCGGCGGTGCACCAGCAGCCCCAGATTGGCATTAGAGGGTGTGCTGCTGGCGCCACCCCCGGGAAAGACCACAGAGGACGACGAGGCAGATGAGGATGccgaggaagagcaggaagaggataCTGGTGCTGCAGATCCACCTCCAGGCGAACGCTCGAACTGGGCCCAGAGAAGGGGTGTCccaggtggtggggcaggagCTGGGTCGAAAGTAGGCTGAAGCTCAGTACCTCCATCCGGGGAAGGTACTGAGGCTTCCCCCGCTGTGTAGGTGTAACCAttgccgttgttgttgttgttcccatTGTGGGCAAAGCTGAGTGCAGGGCTGGGAGGGCTGTAGTCCGCCAGGCGTGAAGTGGCCGCTGTGCTGCCGCTGGTCCCACCTCCGAAGTAAGAGTCTGTGGATGCGCTGCCAAGCGAGCTGGAGCTGTCGTTGCGATAGCTGGAGAAGGGCTTGCGGCCAGGGGTAGGAGTGATGCTTGGGGTGGGCTTGCTCCAGAGGCTGCCCGGCCCGGACCCGCCGGACCCGTGATGCAGATCAAAGCCCACGTCTGTGCCATTGGCATGGAAGTCGTTCTCATCTGTCAGCTCGATGATGCCACCGGTGCGCAGCGCGATGTGAGCTTCGATCTCCTCTCTAGCGCGATCCACGTTCTCTGGCATCCCGGTCACCTCGAAAACCGGCTCCTTGTCTCGGCTGGGTGTcacaatatatgtgtgtgtctgctgttgAATGCGCTTGATCGTGGCGCCCTTTGGCCCCACCACGAGCCCTACCACGCGGTATGGCACCCTCACTTGGATAGTGGTCTGTCCGGGCAGATTGGGCGGCCCGGGCACAGCGCCGTTGAGAGCGGTGTTCTTGTTACGAGAGGCTCGGATCATGGAGAAGTGCTCTGCGGCAGAGATGATCTCCCTCCGAGCCATAGCCACATCCTCCTTCCTGCCCGTCACAACAAAGACAGGCTCCTCCCCGCGAACTGGGGTCTTGATGTAAGTGTTGGTCTTCGCCCTCAAAGCTTTGATTTTACAACCTGGGAGCCAGGGTTCAAGGGAGGGagtaggagaaagagagagagagagacacgccCATTATCCCGGGGTAACAGCGGAGACCCGGGACAGCCCGCGCCCAAGGCAGCTGGACAGCAGAACACGCGACCAGTGAAAGGGGGCGTCTCCCTCGCTGACCCCGAACCGCGCTAGGAACTGGACCGCCGGCTCTATCCTCGAAACGCTCGAGGAATAAATAGTCCATTGGCTGCCTGGCCCTCCCTCGGTGACTGCAGTCGTCCCAAGCAAAGCGCAGAACCCCAGAAAAGTCATCTAGGGAGATGCTTCTGGTATCCAGCTGAGCACATTGACTGCCTTGAAGACACCAAGGGCTCCCGGGAAGCCACGATCCCTAGGCTCTGGAGGACTAAGGGTGGGGTTAAGGGGGATGGCAGTCCTGGGACCCATTGTTCCTTCTCTGGACTCCATTCCATTCCGCTTTGCAGAAATCCCGAATTCTCAGCCCACCGGACGCCCCCTCACACCGCCCCTCCCAAAGGACCACCAGAGGTCCTCTCCCCCAGTATCTTATATTTAAATCATCTTTCCTAGGGTGGACTAAGTCTGAAGCACTAGAGGAGAAGGCAGTGATTTTAGCAGGAGAAAGTGCATCCCGCCGCGGCACTGGCGCCGCCGTGGAAGACAGCCTGCCTGCACTTTCTTTGTCTAGTGCGCCGGCCCATCGCGCggctcttcctccctccccaaggcTCCCCCGCGCCACAGCTCGGGTTCTTGCACCCGCCCTCACAGTGAGGCGGCGGCCGGAGATCCTACACACCCCTCCGGTCCCCATCCCTGCGGGACCCACCTTGCCGCCCTACGATCT
Encoded proteins:
- the Mex3b gene encoding RNA-binding protein MEX3B; the encoded protein is MPSSLFADLERNGSGGGGGGGGGGGGSGSGGGETLDDQRALQLALDQLSLLGLDSDEGASLYDSEPRKKSVNMTECVPVPSSEHVAEIVGRQGCKIKALRAKTNTYIKTPVRGEEPVFVVTGRKEDVAMARREIISAAEHFSMIRASRNKNTALNGAVPGPPNLPGQTTIQVRVPYRVVGLVVGPKGATIKRIQQQTHTYIVTPSRDKEPVFEVTGMPENVDRAREEIEAHIALRTGGIIELTDENDFHANGTDVGFDLHHGSGGSGPGSLWSKPTPSITPTPGRKPFSSYRNDSSSSLGSASTDSYFGGGTSGSTAATSRLADYSPPSPALSFAHNGNNNNNGNGYTYTAGEASVPSPDGGTELQPTFDPAPAPPPGTPLLWAQFERSPGGGSAAPVSSSCSSSASSSASSSSVVFPGGGASSTPSNANLGLLVHRRLHPGTSCPRLSPPLHMATGAGEHHLARRVRSDPGGGGLAYAAYANGLGTQLPGLPSSDTSGSSSSSSSSSSSSSSSSGLRRKGSRDCSVCFESEVIAALVPCGHNLFCMECANRICEKSEPECPVCHTAVTQAIRIFS